A window from Synechococcus sp. RSCCF101 encodes these proteins:
- the purT gene encoding formate-dependent phosphoribosylglycinamide formyltransferase, which translates to MTGRLRLPRTLMLLGSGELGKEVAIAAQRLGCRVVAVDRYDGAPAMQVADAREVIAMTDAAALQQVVQRHQPDLVIPEIEALAVEALAEVERMGTTVIPTARATAVTMNRDRIRDLASTDLGLRTARFAYASSPAELRAAAEPLGWPVVVKPVMSSSGKGQSVVQGPGELEAAWQAAMDGARGASTRVIVEEFLRFELEITLLTVRQWQGPTLFCPPIGHLQERGDYQCSWQPAGLTPAQLSEACRMARTVTDALGGAGLFGVEFFLCGEEVVFSELSPRPHDTGLVTLVSQELSEFELHLRAVLGLPIPEITNRAPSASRVILAEGAFSPVIADGVEDALAVPEARVLLFGKEEARPFRRMGVALARGADTHQARERADAAAACIRLSPG; encoded by the coding sequence ATGACCGGCCGCCTCCGTCTCCCCCGCACGCTGATGCTGCTGGGCAGCGGCGAACTGGGCAAGGAGGTGGCCATCGCCGCCCAGAGGCTGGGCTGCCGGGTCGTGGCCGTGGATCGTTACGACGGCGCTCCGGCGATGCAGGTGGCCGACGCGCGGGAGGTCATCGCGATGACCGACGCGGCTGCGCTGCAGCAGGTGGTGCAACGCCACCAACCCGATCTGGTGATCCCCGAGATCGAGGCCCTGGCGGTGGAGGCGCTGGCCGAGGTGGAGCGCATGGGCACCACGGTGATTCCCACCGCCCGCGCCACGGCCGTGACCATGAACCGCGACCGCATCCGCGATCTGGCGAGCACTGATCTGGGCCTGCGCACCGCCCGCTTCGCCTACGCCTCCAGCCCCGCCGAGTTGAGGGCCGCGGCCGAGCCCCTGGGCTGGCCGGTGGTGGTGAAGCCGGTGATGAGTTCCTCCGGCAAGGGCCAGAGCGTGGTGCAGGGGCCCGGGGAGCTGGAGGCGGCCTGGCAGGCGGCGATGGACGGGGCGCGGGGCGCCTCGACGCGCGTGATCGTGGAGGAGTTCCTCCGCTTCGAGCTGGAGATCACCCTGCTCACGGTGCGGCAGTGGCAGGGACCCACCCTGTTCTGCCCGCCGATCGGCCATCTGCAGGAGCGGGGCGACTACCAGTGCAGCTGGCAGCCCGCCGGCCTCACTCCGGCCCAGCTGAGCGAGGCCTGCCGGATGGCCCGGACCGTGACCGATGCCCTCGGGGGAGCCGGTCTGTTCGGGGTGGAGTTCTTCCTCTGCGGCGAGGAGGTGGTGTTCTCCGAGCTCTCGCCGAGGCCGCATGACACCGGCCTGGTGACCCTGGTGAGTCAGGAGCTGAGTGAATTCGAGCTGCATCTGCGGGCGGTGCTCGGCCTGCCCATCCCCGAGATCACCAACCGGGCCCCGTCCGCCAGCCGGGTGATCCTGGCGGAGGGAGCCTTCAGCCCCGTCATCGCCGATGGGGTGGAGGACGCGCTGGCCGTGCCGGAGGCCCGGGTGCTGCTGTTCGGCAAGGAGGAGGCCCGTCCCTTCCGGCGCATGGGGGTGGCCCTGGCCCGCGGGGCGGACACCCATCAGGCCCGCGAGCGGGCGGATGCGGCGGCCGCCTGCATCCGCCTCAGTCCGGGCTGA
- a CDS encoding cytochrome B6 yields the protein MPSLLAFSTAADAADGLLFGWDIAALQNGALVYLGLSGLGFALVWLLGMVRRG from the coding sequence ATGCCGAGCCTTCTCGCCTTCAGCACGGCCGCCGATGCAGCCGATGGCCTGCTCTTCGGCTGGGACATCGCCGCCCTTCAGAACGGCGCCCTGGTCTATCTGGGACTCTCGGGCCTGGGCTTCGCCCTGGTCTGGCTGCTGGGGATGGTGCGCCGGGGCTGA
- the mraY gene encoding phospho-N-acetylmuramoyl-pentapeptide-transferase — MSSSPSAASQRVPPGLAAALLTAALIGAALASDAWLPNSALCLPLLLGAAVSLLACRLGVPRLRALKLGQFIREDGPAGHRSKAGTPTMGGVLVVPAGVVVGALVSPSDPRLPAVALVVLAYMLIGGFDDWRSLTRRTNTGLTPRGKLLLQAAAALAFVGWCWSRGWLAGGIALPWALVLPLGLLIWPLALFVFLAESNATNLTDGLDGLAAGCGAVVFTGLALQLVLRGNGGDPAMAGFSAAMAGSWLGFLAVNRHPARVFMGDTGSLAMGAALSAIALLSDSLWPLLLMGGVFLAESLSVIVQVWVFKATKGPDGQGKRVLRMAPLHHHFELGGADEQQVVLGFWLVSAALVGLGLLLIP; from the coding sequence ATGTCGTCGTCCCCGTCCGCCGCGTCGCAGCGTGTCCCTCCGGGGCTCGCAGCGGCGCTGCTCACCGCCGCGCTGATCGGTGCTGCCCTGGCGAGTGACGCCTGGCTGCCGAATTCGGCCCTGTGCCTCCCCCTGCTGCTGGGTGCGGCCGTGAGCCTTCTGGCCTGCCGGCTCGGGGTCCCCCGGTTGCGGGCCCTGAAACTCGGCCAGTTCATCCGGGAGGATGGCCCCGCCGGGCACAGGAGCAAGGCGGGAACGCCAACGATGGGCGGTGTGCTGGTCGTGCCGGCCGGGGTGGTGGTGGGCGCTCTGGTGAGTCCGTCCGATCCGCGGCTGCCGGCGGTGGCCCTGGTGGTGCTGGCCTACATGCTGATCGGCGGATTCGATGACTGGCGCAGCCTCACCCGCCGCACCAACACGGGCCTCACACCCCGCGGCAAGCTGCTGCTGCAGGCGGCCGCGGCCCTGGCCTTCGTGGGCTGGTGCTGGAGCCGCGGCTGGCTGGCCGGCGGCATCGCCCTGCCCTGGGCCCTGGTGCTGCCGCTGGGGCTGCTGATCTGGCCGCTGGCCCTGTTCGTCTTCCTGGCGGAGAGCAACGCCACCAACCTCACCGACGGTCTCGACGGTCTGGCCGCCGGCTGCGGGGCCGTGGTGTTCACGGGTCTGGCCCTTCAGCTGGTGCTGCGCGGCAACGGCGGCGATCCGGCCATGGCCGGCTTCTCCGCCGCCATGGCCGGGAGCTGGCTCGGCTTTCTGGCGGTGAACCGCCATCCGGCCCGGGTGTTCATGGGCGACACCGGATCCCTGGCCATGGGAGCGGCCCTGAGCGCCATCGCCCTGCTCAGCGACAGCCTCTGGCCCCTGCTGCTCATGGGCGGTGTCTTCCTGGCCGAATCCCTGTCGGTGATCGTGCAGGTGTGGGTGTTCAAGGCCACCAAGGGGCCCGATGGCCAGGGGAAACGGGTGCTGCGCATGGCCCCTCTGCACCATCACTTCGAGCTGGGTGGTGCCGATGAACAGCAGGTGGTCCTGGGGTTCTGGCTGGTCAGCGCCGCGCTGGTGGGCCTGGGACTGCTCCTGATTCCCTGA
- a CDS encoding DUF3134 domain-containing protein, producing MSLLDTINPSLTRYGRHEPAPVLPLRDEPDLLSWLETSGRLVADEETATPEVSTVEEEELSALMGEKEDYNSADEQQEENWED from the coding sequence ATGAGCCTTCTCGACACCATCAATCCCTCCCTCACCCGCTACGGACGGCATGAGCCGGCCCCGGTGCTGCCCCTGCGGGATGAGCCGGATCTACTGAGCTGGCTGGAGACAAGCGGCCGGCTGGTGGCCGATGAGGAGACCGCCACGCCCGAGGTGAGCACGGTGGAGGAGGAGGAGCTCTCCGCACTCATGGGTGAGAAGGAGGACTACAACAGCGCCGACGAGCAACAGGAAGAGAACTGGGAGGACTGA
- a CDS encoding argininosuccinate synthase: MARAKRVVLAYSGGVDTSVCIPYLRQEWGVEEVITFAADLGQGDELEPIRRKALDAGASQSIVGDLIEPFIADYAFPAIRANALYEGRYPLSTALARPLIAKRLVEVAREVGADAVAHGCTGKGNDQVRFDVAIASLAPDLKVLTPAREWGMSREETIAYGERYGLPAPVSKASPYSIDLNLLGRSVEAGPLEDPMVPPPEEVFAITASIDQAPDAAETIEIAFEQGNPVAIDGKPLDPVSMLRRANALAGRHGIGRLDMIENRVVGIKSREIYETPGLLLLIQAHQELESLTLAADVLRYKRQVEATWADLVYQGLWFGPLKHALDGFLDRTQEDVNGTVRLKLHKGNAVVVGRGSADSLYTPDMATYGSDDRFDHRAAEGFIYVWGLPLRLWSAVRRAGGR, translated from the coding sequence ATGGCACGGGCAAAGCGGGTGGTGCTGGCCTATTCCGGAGGGGTGGACACCAGTGTCTGCATTCCCTATCTCCGGCAGGAGTGGGGTGTGGAGGAGGTGATCACCTTCGCTGCCGATCTGGGTCAGGGCGACGAGCTGGAGCCGATCCGGCGCAAGGCGCTCGACGCCGGCGCCAGCCAGTCGATCGTGGGCGATCTGATTGAACCTTTCATCGCCGACTACGCCTTTCCCGCCATCCGGGCCAACGCGCTCTACGAGGGCCGCTATCCCCTGTCGACGGCGCTGGCGCGGCCCCTGATCGCCAAGCGCCTGGTGGAGGTGGCGCGGGAGGTGGGAGCCGATGCCGTGGCCCATGGCTGCACCGGCAAGGGCAACGACCAGGTGCGGTTCGATGTGGCGATCGCCAGCCTCGCCCCCGATCTCAAGGTGCTGACGCCCGCGCGGGAGTGGGGCATGAGCCGCGAGGAGACGATCGCCTACGGGGAGCGCTACGGGTTGCCCGCGCCTGTCAGCAAGGCGTCGCCGTACTCGATCGATCTGAACCTGCTGGGCCGCAGTGTCGAGGCGGGTCCGCTCGAGGACCCGATGGTGCCCCCGCCGGAGGAGGTGTTCGCCATCACCGCCTCGATCGATCAGGCCCCCGACGCGGCCGAAACGATCGAGATCGCCTTCGAGCAGGGCAATCCCGTGGCGATCGACGGTAAGCCGCTCGATCCGGTGTCGATGCTGCGGCGCGCCAACGCCCTGGCCGGCCGGCACGGCATCGGCCGGCTCGACATGATTGAGAACCGGGTCGTGGGCATCAAATCGCGGGAGATCTACGAAACCCCCGGCCTGCTGCTGCTGATCCAGGCCCACCAGGAGCTGGAGAGCCTGACCCTGGCCGCTGACGTGCTGCGCTACAAACGCCAGGTGGAGGCCACCTGGGCGGATCTTGTGTACCAGGGCCTCTGGTTCGGACCGCTGAAGCACGCCCTCGACGGCTTCCTGGACCGCACCCAGGAGGATGTCAACGGCACGGTGCGGCTGAAGCTGCACAAGGGCAATGCCGTCGTGGTGGGCCGGGGCTCAGCCGACAGCCTCTACACGCCCGACATGGCGACCTACGGCAGTGACGATCGCTTCGATCATCGCGCAGCTGAAGGATTCATCTATGTCTGGGGACTGCCTCTGCGGCTCTGGTCCGCGGTGCGCCGGGCCGGCGGCCGCTGA
- the rpsF gene encoding 30S ribosomal protein S6, which translates to MSQPYYETLYILRPDIPEDEVEGHLTKYRDVLVEAGAEVLDNQMRGKRRLAYSIAKHREGIYVQLSHNGDGQQVAALEKVMRLSEDVIRYLTVKQDGPLPVTRPPVGVPSSAAS; encoded by the coding sequence ATGAGCCAGCCGTACTACGAGACCCTCTACATCCTCCGGCCCGACATCCCCGAAGATGAGGTGGAGGGACATCTGACCAAGTACCGCGATGTGCTGGTTGAGGCCGGTGCCGAGGTGCTCGACAACCAGATGCGGGGCAAGCGCCGTCTGGCCTATTCCATCGCCAAGCACCGCGAAGGCATCTACGTGCAGCTGAGCCACAACGGCGACGGCCAGCAGGTGGCCGCCCTGGAGAAGGTGATGCGCCTCAGCGAGGACGTGATCCGCTATCTGACCGTCAAGCAGGACGGCCCGCTGCCCGTGACCCGTCCGCCCGTGGGTGTGCCCAGCAGCGCTGCCAGCTGA
- a CDS encoding Tic20 family protein, whose protein sequence is MGNPPIWQRLVALLAYLLPWSDGVGFGRYLFNLVPALQWSTLPALPILMVERAIPFGGFLLFLVLFLVVVRNPRIPYFIRFNVLQAILIDIVLVLLGLVFQVVLVPLQADFATRTLSNTIFLGTVVVVLFAAIECARGREADIPTLSSAVRMQLF, encoded by the coding sequence ATGGGCAATCCACCGATCTGGCAGCGGCTGGTGGCGCTGCTGGCCTATCTGCTGCCCTGGAGCGACGGGGTGGGCTTCGGCCGCTACCTGTTCAACCTCGTGCCGGCGCTGCAGTGGAGCACCCTGCCGGCCCTGCCGATCCTGATGGTGGAGCGAGCGATTCCCTTCGGCGGGTTTCTGCTCTTCCTGGTGCTGTTCCTGGTGGTGGTGCGCAACCCGCGCATTCCCTATTTCATCCGCTTCAACGTGCTGCAGGCGATCCTGATCGACATCGTGCTCGTGCTGCTGGGGCTCGTGTTCCAGGTGGTGCTGGTGCCCCTGCAGGCGGACTTCGCCACCCGGACCCTGAGCAACACCATCTTTCTTGGAACGGTGGTGGTGGTGCTCTTCGCCGCGATCGAGTGCGCGCGCGGCCGCGAGGCCGACATCCCCACCCTCTCCTCCGCTGTGCGGATGCAGCTGTTCTGA
- a CDS encoding shikimate dehydrogenase has product MPVISSATALVGVLGDPIRHSLSPLMHNAALAAMGLDWVYLALPVRHSDLARALQGLEAIDCRGLNVTLPHKPEAHRLARRHSTLSSRLGAANTLLRLPEGGWRSENTDVEGFMAPLSEAGGDWRGQAAVVLGCGGSARAVVAGLHTLGCDPIVVVGRRAEALAAFVSDCSGWCPALRSHPRDQPLQPLLEQSRLVVNTTPAGMGGQAGPDCPLDDGELDALAVDVTVYDLIYTPRPTRLLHQARARGCRTLDGLEMLVQQGAASLRLWTGADSVPVETMRRAALAALA; this is encoded by the coding sequence ATGCCCGTCATCTCCTCGGCCACAGCCCTGGTGGGGGTGCTGGGGGATCCGATCCGGCACTCCCTCTCCCCCCTGATGCACAACGCGGCCCTCGCCGCCATGGGCCTGGACTGGGTCTACCTGGCCCTGCCGGTCAGACACTCCGATCTGGCCCGGGCCCTCCAGGGCCTGGAAGCGATCGACTGCCGCGGCCTCAACGTGACCCTGCCGCACAAGCCCGAGGCCCATCGCCTCGCCCGCCGGCACTCGACGCTCAGCAGCCGTCTCGGTGCCGCCAACACCCTGCTGAGGCTGCCGGAGGGGGGCTGGCGCAGTGAGAACACCGACGTGGAGGGCTTCATGGCACCGCTCAGCGAGGCGGGTGGCGACTGGCGGGGGCAGGCCGCCGTCGTGCTGGGCTGCGGTGGCAGCGCCCGGGCAGTGGTGGCGGGCCTGCACACCCTGGGCTGCGATCCGATCGTGGTGGTGGGGCGTCGGGCGGAGGCCCTGGCGGCCTTCGTGAGCGACTGCAGCGGCTGGTGTCCCGCTCTGCGCTCCCATCCGCGGGATCAACCCCTGCAGCCGCTGCTGGAGCAGAGCCGCCTGGTGGTGAACACCACGCCCGCCGGCATGGGTGGTCAGGCCGGGCCGGACTGCCCGCTGGACGACGGCGAACTGGACGCGTTGGCCGTCGACGTGACGGTCTACGACCTCATCTACACCCCCCGGCCGACCCGTCTGCTGCACCAGGCCCGGGCCAGGGGCTGCCGCACCCTGGATGGACTGGAGATGCTCGTGCAGCAGGGCGCCGCATCCCTGCGGCTCTGGACGGGCGCCGACTCCGTGCCCGTGGAGACGATGCGCCGGGCGGCGCTGGCGGCCCTCGCCTGA
- the dnaK gene encoding molecular chaperone DnaK yields the protein MGKVVGIDLGTTNSCVSVMEGGKPTVIANAEGFRTTPSVVAYTKNQDQLVGQIAKRQAVMNPENTFYSVKRFIGRRVDEVNEESTEVSYGVEQSGSSLKLRCPVLSKQFSPEEISAQVLRKLAEDAGKYLGETVSQAVITVPAYFNDSQRQATKDAGRIAGLEVLRIINEPTAAALAYGLDKKSNERILVFDLGGGTFDVSVLEVGDGVFEVLSTSGDTHLGGDDFDKVIVDHLAATFKSNEGIDLRQDKQALQRLTEAAEKAKIELSSATQSEINLPFITATPEGPKHLDLTLTRAKFEELCSKLIDRCAVPVEQALKDAKLSKSEIDEVVMVGGSTRIPAVQELVKRITGKDPNQTVNPDEVVAVGAAIQGGVLAGEVKDILLLDVTPLSLGVETLGGVMTKMIPRNTTIPTKKAETYSTAVDGQTNVEIHVLQGEREMASDNKSLGTFRLDGIPPAPRGVPQIEVTFDIDANGILSVTAKDKGSGKEQSISITGASTLSENEVEKMVKDAETNAAADKEKRERIDLKNQAETLVYQAEKQVADLGDKVSDDAKAKVEEKRTKLKEATEKEDFDAMKPLLEELQQELYALGASVYQQAGDAEAAAAASAGNGSSAAGSASSASSDDVIDAEFTESK from the coding sequence ATGGGCAAGGTTGTCGGAATCGACCTGGGCACGACCAACAGCTGCGTCTCGGTGATGGAGGGTGGCAAGCCCACCGTCATCGCCAACGCCGAGGGTTTCCGCACGACCCCGTCCGTTGTGGCCTACACCAAGAACCAGGACCAGCTGGTGGGGCAGATCGCCAAGCGCCAGGCGGTGATGAACCCCGAGAACACGTTCTATTCCGTCAAGCGCTTCATCGGCCGGCGGGTGGACGAGGTGAATGAGGAATCCACCGAAGTCAGCTACGGCGTGGAGCAGTCCGGCTCCAGCCTCAAGCTGCGTTGCCCGGTGCTCAGCAAGCAGTTCTCCCCCGAGGAGATCTCGGCCCAGGTGCTGCGCAAGCTGGCGGAGGACGCCGGCAAGTATCTCGGTGAAACCGTCAGCCAGGCGGTGATCACGGTCCCGGCTTATTTCAACGATTCCCAGCGTCAGGCCACCAAGGACGCCGGCCGCATCGCCGGTCTCGAGGTGCTGCGCATCATCAACGAGCCCACGGCGGCTGCGCTGGCCTACGGCCTCGACAAGAAGAGCAACGAGCGCATTCTCGTGTTCGACCTCGGCGGCGGCACGTTCGATGTCTCGGTGCTGGAAGTCGGTGATGGTGTGTTCGAGGTGCTCTCCACCTCGGGTGACACCCACCTGGGTGGTGATGACTTCGACAAGGTGATCGTCGATCACCTCGCCGCCACCTTCAAGTCGAACGAGGGGATCGATCTTCGTCAGGACAAGCAGGCCCTGCAGCGTCTCACCGAAGCGGCGGAAAAGGCCAAGATCGAACTCTCCAGTGCCACCCAGAGCGAGATCAATCTCCCCTTCATCACCGCCACACCCGAGGGTCCCAAGCACCTCGATCTCACCCTGACCCGGGCCAAGTTCGAGGAGCTCTGCTCGAAGCTGATCGACCGCTGCGCCGTGCCGGTGGAGCAGGCCCTCAAGGACGCCAAGCTCTCGAAGTCCGAGATCGATGAAGTGGTGATGGTGGGCGGTTCCACCCGCATCCCCGCTGTTCAGGAGCTGGTCAAGCGCATCACCGGCAAGGATCCCAACCAGACGGTGAATCCCGACGAGGTGGTGGCCGTGGGCGCCGCCATCCAGGGCGGTGTGCTGGCCGGTGAGGTCAAGGACATCCTCCTGCTCGACGTCACCCCCCTGTCTCTCGGCGTGGAGACCCTGGGCGGTGTGATGACCAAGATGATCCCCCGCAACACCACGATCCCCACCAAGAAGGCCGAGACCTACTCCACCGCCGTGGACGGTCAGACCAACGTGGAGATCCATGTGCTCCAGGGCGAGCGCGAGATGGCCTCCGACAACAAGAGCCTCGGCACCTTCCGCCTCGATGGCATTCCCCCGGCACCCCGCGGTGTGCCCCAGATCGAGGTGACCTTCGACATCGACGCTAACGGCATCCTCAGCGTCACCGCCAAGGACAAGGGAAGCGGCAAGGAGCAGAGCATCTCGATCACCGGTGCCTCCACCCTCTCCGAGAACGAGGTGGAGAAGATGGTCAAGGATGCCGAGACCAACGCCGCCGCCGACAAGGAGAAGCGGGAGCGCATCGACCTCAAGAATCAGGCCGAAACGCTCGTGTACCAGGCCGAGAAGCAGGTCGCCGATCTTGGTGACAAGGTCAGCGATGACGCCAAGGCCAAGGTGGAGGAGAAGCGCACCAAACTCAAGGAGGCCACCGAGAAGGAGGACTTCGATGCCATGAAGCCCCTGCTGGAGGAACTGCAGCAGGAGCTCTACGCCCTGGGTGCCTCGGTGTACCAGCAGGCCGGTGACGCGGAGGCGGCGGCCGCTGCCAGTGCCGGCAACGGCTCCTCGGCCGCCGGCAGCGCCTCCTCGGCCTCGAGCGACGACGTGATCGACGCTGAGTTCACCGAGAGCAAGTGA
- the pstS gene encoding phosphate ABC transporter substrate-binding protein PstS — protein sequence MSVFRRRTLRSLAATLGLAGTLTLAACGGAGDDAAGGGSEGPTGSLNAAGASFPAAIYQRWFQQLAEKGVNVNYQSVGSGAGVRQFQAETVDFAASDAPMKEDAIAEVSRGVLQIPMTAGAIAVAYNFEGCELALNQEQLAGIFLGSITNFSEVGCDDKPIRVVHRSDGSGTTFNFTKHLAAISPEWDGGPGADKSISWPVGVGAKGNEGVSAQLKQIDGGIGYVEVAYVKDGLQAAALENASGESVMPTNETESLALASIDLGPDLIGGNPNPDQGYPIVTFTWILAYETGNGDKTPLLKETFDFMLSEEAQAQAPELGYVTLPPEVVAKSKEQVARISE from the coding sequence ATGTCTGTCTTCCGTCGCCGAACGCTTCGGTCGCTCGCCGCCACCCTCGGTCTGGCCGGAACCCTCACGTTGGCTGCCTGCGGCGGTGCGGGTGACGATGCCGCCGGCGGCGGCAGCGAGGGCCCCACCGGCTCCCTCAACGCCGCCGGAGCCTCCTTCCCTGCCGCGATCTATCAGCGCTGGTTCCAGCAGCTCGCCGAGAAGGGCGTCAATGTGAACTACCAATCGGTCGGCTCCGGCGCCGGCGTGCGGCAGTTCCAGGCTGAAACGGTTGACTTCGCTGCCTCCGACGCCCCGATGAAGGAGGACGCCATCGCCGAGGTGAGCCGCGGCGTGCTGCAGATCCCGATGACCGCCGGCGCCATCGCCGTGGCCTACAACTTCGAGGGATGCGAGCTGGCCCTGAACCAGGAGCAGCTGGCCGGCATCTTCCTCGGCTCGATCACCAACTTCAGCGAGGTGGGCTGCGACGACAAGCCGATCCGCGTGGTGCACCGCTCCGACGGCTCCGGCACCACCTTCAACTTCACCAAGCACCTGGCGGCCATCAGCCCCGAGTGGGACGGTGGCCCCGGAGCGGACAAATCCATCAGCTGGCCGGTCGGTGTCGGCGCCAAGGGCAATGAAGGCGTCTCGGCCCAGCTGAAGCAGATCGATGGCGGCATCGGCTACGTGGAGGTGGCCTACGTCAAGGACGGCCTGCAGGCGGCCGCGCTGGAGAACGCCTCCGGCGAATCCGTCATGCCGACCAACGAAACCGAGAGCCTGGCGCTGGCCTCCATCGACCTCGGACCCGACCTGATCGGCGGCAACCCCAATCCCGACCAGGGCTATCCGATCGTGACCTTCACCTGGATCCTGGCCTACGAGACCGGCAACGGCGACAAGACTCCCCTGCTGAAGGAGACCTTCGATTTCATGCTCTCCGAGGAGGCCCAGGCCCAGGCCCCCGAGCTCGGCTACGTGACTCTGCCGCCGGAAGTGGTGGCGAAGTCGAAGGAGCAGGTGGCACGCATCAGCGAGTGA
- a CDS encoding FAD-dependent oxidoreductase → MAPEVIVVGAGVVGSAVAWQLSRQGCAVTLMDPELAETTGPTQAPPAPSAWGSPAALGVLMGQVYRRRSGRGLRLRQEAMALWPRWIAELRQAGHRLPARSGLLLLAADADEEGRLRAFADAHGAERDLRWLEPGDLRLLEPHPPRQALGGLHSATDGQIDPLPLLQALRSEVARLGGRLLPDRVRALERCQRGWRVQRQQGEPLEGRWLVLCVATGLNALLAPLNHPIPVAPVLGQALELELTDPLPDGDLWRRWPGAMVWRGLNLVPRPGRRLWVGATVEPGRRAGSTPLNRLRELEGDPPDWLRRSRLCHRWEGIRPRPAGRPAPVLEQPEPGLIVATAHHRNGVLLAPASAAWVSRQIGLLTHP, encoded by the coding sequence ATGGCCCCTGAGGTGATCGTGGTCGGCGCCGGTGTCGTCGGCAGCGCCGTGGCCTGGCAGCTCAGCCGCCAGGGGTGCGCCGTGACCCTGATGGACCCCGAGCTGGCGGAGACGACCGGACCCACTCAGGCGCCCCCCGCACCCAGTGCCTGGGGCTCTCCCGCCGCCCTCGGTGTGCTGATGGGTCAGGTGTACCGGCGCCGCAGTGGCCGCGGCCTGCGGCTGCGCCAGGAGGCCATGGCGCTGTGGCCTCGATGGATCGCGGAGCTGCGGCAGGCCGGCCATCGGCTGCCCGCCCGCTCCGGCCTGCTGCTGCTGGCGGCCGATGCCGACGAGGAGGGGCGCCTCAGGGCCTTCGCGGACGCCCATGGCGCTGAACGCGACCTGCGCTGGCTCGAGCCCGGTGATCTCCGGCTACTGGAGCCGCACCCGCCGCGTCAGGCCCTGGGCGGTCTGCACTCCGCCACCGACGGCCAGATCGACCCGCTGCCGCTGCTGCAGGCCCTGCGCAGCGAGGTGGCTCGCCTGGGCGGACGTCTGCTGCCGGATCGGGTCAGGGCCCTGGAGCGCTGCCAGCGGGGCTGGCGGGTGCAGCGGCAACAGGGGGAGCCGCTGGAGGGCCGCTGGCTGGTGCTGTGTGTCGCCACAGGGCTGAACGCCCTGCTGGCGCCGCTCAATCACCCGATCCCGGTGGCGCCGGTCCTGGGCCAGGCCCTGGAGCTGGAGCTGACCGATCCCCTGCCGGACGGCGATCTGTGGAGGCGCTGGCCCGGGGCGATGGTCTGGCGCGGCCTCAACCTGGTGCCCCGGCCGGGCAGACGACTCTGGGTCGGTGCCACGGTGGAGCCGGGCCGGCGAGCCGGCAGCACTCCGCTCAACCGGCTGCGGGAGCTGGAGGGAGACCCGCCGGACTGGCTGCGGCGCTCACGGCTGTGCCATCGCTGGGAGGGGATCCGGCCGCGGCCGGCCGGCCGGCCGGCGCCGGTGCTCGAGCAGCCGGAGCCGGGACTGATCGTGGCCACCGCCCATCACCGCAACGGGGTGCTGCTGGCACCGGCCAGCGCGGCCTGGGTGAGCCGTCAGATCGGGCTGTTAACGCACCCTTAA
- the psbQ gene encoding photosystem II protein PsbQ gives MAPTLRRLLKACLSLALAVSLVACSGAQSAQPGIPPEDMAVITRQAEGYLASMERLPELAALVSQRNWIFARNLIHGPMQEVGREMLYINQRLLPGDRAEANSRAAALKRSMAELDEAARLQEPMRMDRAYSGVAAGFASYAEVIPAQAIASIQAAADEAAARAAADSTTEASDEGDDAMEAMGLPAA, from the coding sequence ATGGCCCCCACCCTGCGTCGCCTGCTCAAGGCCTGCCTCAGCCTGGCCCTGGCGGTGTCCCTGGTGGCCTGCTCCGGCGCCCAGTCCGCCCAGCCCGGCATCCCACCCGAGGACATGGCGGTGATCACCCGTCAGGCAGAGGGCTATCTGGCCTCGATGGAGCGTCTGCCTGAGCTGGCGGCGCTGGTCTCCCAGCGCAACTGGATCTTCGCGCGCAACCTGATCCACGGCCCGATGCAGGAGGTGGGCCGGGAGATGCTTTACATCAACCAGCGCCTGCTGCCGGGCGATCGGGCCGAGGCCAACTCCCGCGCCGCCGCCCTGAAGCGCTCCATGGCCGAGCTGGATGAAGCGGCACGCCTGCAGGAGCCGATGCGCATGGATCGGGCCTACTCCGGCGTGGCCGCCGGGTTCGCCAGCTACGCCGAGGTGATTCCGGCCCAGGCCATCGCCAGCATCCAGGCCGCTGCCGATGAGGCCGCCGCCCGGGCCGCCGCGGACAGCACCACTGAGGCGAGCGACGAGGGCGACGACGCCATGGAAGCCATGGGCCTGCCGGCCGCCTGA